One Fontisphaera persica DNA window includes the following coding sequences:
- a CDS encoding sugar phosphate isomerase/epimerase family protein produces the protein MNAPLPRRHFIKTSLAFSTLAATGSWSALAAPAPAPGVRLGGPTFIRTDDPEELAKECRRLGYGAAYCPNIKITDTDRIRATTAAFAKHDVVIAEVGRWVNLMDANPEQRKKNLELVTEGLALAEAVGARCCVDIAGSFNPKVWYGPHPDNLSERFLEAAVENARKIIDAVKPTRAKFCYEMMGWSLPDSVESNLRLLKAVDRPAFGVHLDPCNLINSPERFYRNTALLHECFDKLGPHIASCHAKDLFWEVEMNVHFREVIPGKGALDYTTFLQRLAALPQQPPLMMEHLNKAEEYAEAARYIKEVGAQAGIPFLPRTSPPQ, from the coding sequence ATGAACGCTCCCCTTCCCCGCCGTCATTTCATCAAGACCAGCCTCGCGTTCAGCACCCTGGCCGCCACCGGCAGTTGGTCCGCACTGGCAGCCCCCGCTCCCGCCCCCGGCGTCCGCCTGGGCGGCCCCACCTTCATCCGCACCGATGACCCCGAAGAACTGGCCAAAGAATGCCGCCGCCTCGGTTACGGCGCCGCCTACTGCCCCAACATTAAAATCACCGACACCGACCGCATCCGCGCCACCACCGCCGCCTTTGCCAAACACGATGTGGTGATTGCCGAAGTTGGCCGCTGGGTGAACCTGATGGATGCAAATCCCGAACAACGGAAAAAGAATCTCGAATTGGTCACCGAAGGCCTCGCCCTGGCCGAGGCCGTCGGCGCGCGCTGCTGCGTGGACATCGCCGGCTCCTTCAATCCCAAAGTCTGGTACGGCCCCCACCCCGACAACCTCTCCGAGCGCTTCTTGGAAGCCGCGGTGGAAAACGCCCGTAAAATCATTGATGCCGTCAAACCCACCCGCGCGAAATTCTGCTACGAAATGATGGGCTGGTCCCTGCCGGACAGCGTCGAGAGCAACCTCCGCCTCCTCAAGGCGGTGGACCGCCCGGCCTTTGGCGTCCACCTCGACCCCTGCAACCTCATCAATTCCCCCGAGCGCTTTTATCGCAACACCGCCCTGCTCCACGAATGCTTCGACAAACTCGGCCCCCACATCGCCAGTTGCCACGCCAAAGATTTATTCTGGGAAGTGGAAATGAACGTCCACTTCCGCGAAGTCATCCCCGGCAAAGGCGCCCTCGACTACACCACCTTCCTCCAACGCCTGGCCGCCCTCCCCCAACAACCGCCCCTGATGATGGAACACCTCAACAAGGCCGAAGAATACGCCGAAGCCGCCCGCTACATCAAAGAAGTCGGCGCCCAGGCCGGCATCCCCTTCCTCCCCCGCACCTCTCCCCCCCAATAA
- a CDS encoding 3-keto-disaccharide hydrolase: MKNHLCSGGLLLAFSLALAGLHAAVDPHLGVGAKPLPGAEVLFDGTRKMLDEKWTYWQGPRLAAQLPIKWQIVPDPVDSGTAVSTADPAAAGGKYGAADIVTKKEFRDFRLHVEFLVMQPGGNSGVYLQNRYEIQILDGDKTKHGMGAVINESESPYHAYNGVGKWNAYDIQFRAARFKDGKKVEHALVTMYFNGLKVHTNVPITQVWGGPNSGMDGGRDGGKGITDTPGGIKLQAEGHDVRYRNIWIKEMHFDQPDTNF; encoded by the coding sequence ATGAAAAATCACCTTTGCAGCGGTGGCCTTCTGCTGGCTTTCTCCCTGGCTCTGGCCGGTCTTCACGCGGCGGTGGACCCGCACCTGGGCGTCGGCGCCAAACCCCTCCCAGGCGCGGAAGTTTTATTCGACGGCACCCGCAAAATGCTGGACGAAAAATGGACCTATTGGCAAGGCCCCCGCCTGGCGGCCCAGTTGCCCATCAAGTGGCAGATTGTCCCCGACCCCGTGGATTCGGGCACGGCGGTTTCCACCGCCGACCCCGCGGCCGCCGGCGGCAAATACGGCGCGGCCGACATCGTCACCAAAAAGGAATTCCGCGATTTCCGCCTGCACGTTGAATTCCTGGTGATGCAGCCCGGCGGCAACAGCGGGGTATACCTCCAAAATCGCTACGAAATCCAAATCCTGGACGGCGACAAAACCAAACACGGCATGGGCGCGGTCATCAACGAAAGCGAATCCCCCTATCACGCCTACAACGGCGTGGGCAAATGGAACGCCTACGACATCCAGTTTCGCGCCGCCCGCTTCAAGGACGGCAAAAAAGTGGAGCACGCCCTCGTGACCATGTACTTCAACGGCCTCAAAGTGCACACCAACGTCCCCATCACCCAGGTGTGGGGCGGCCCCAACAGCGGCATGGACGGCGGACGCGACGGCGGCAAAGGCATCACTGACACCCCCGGCGGCATCAAACTCCAGGCCGAAGGCCACGACGTGCGCTACCGCAACATCTGGATTAAAGAAATGCACTTCGACCAGCCCGACACCAATTTTTAA
- a CDS encoding SPFH domain-containing protein has product MNTPVQREVVTQTHNGWLMLPIVILMHLGSIALLIYSIVKGARLYEHPLWTPFTLAILGIIGSVICFMGFFTLQPNEARVLILFGEYKGTVRRSGFHWGNPFYSNGPAKVGADGEPKSGGSARKGHPGFTRYKISLRARNLNGEKLKVNDKRGNPIEIAAVVVWRVADTAQALFDVDDYESYVRIQSESAVRHLASCYAYDHGEENEITLRSGVEEVSAALQKELQERLNKAGVIVEEARLTHLAYAPEIAQAMLRRQQAEAVIAARQKIVQGAVSMVDMALKELASKHVLEMDDERKAAMVSNLMVVLCGESEVHPVVNTGTLYT; this is encoded by the coding sequence ATGAATACTCCAGTCCAACGCGAAGTCGTCACCCAAACCCACAACGGCTGGCTCATGTTGCCCATCGTCATCCTCATGCACCTGGGCAGCATTGCCCTCCTCATTTACTCCATTGTCAAAGGCGCCCGCCTCTATGAACACCCGCTCTGGACCCCCTTTACTCTGGCCATCCTGGGCATCATCGGCTCCGTCATTTGTTTCATGGGCTTTTTCACCCTCCAACCCAATGAAGCCCGCGTCCTCATTCTGTTCGGCGAATACAAGGGCACCGTCCGCCGCAGCGGCTTCCACTGGGGCAACCCCTTCTATTCCAACGGCCCCGCCAAAGTCGGCGCGGATGGCGAGCCAAAATCAGGCGGGAGCGCCAGAAAAGGCCACCCAGGTTTCACTCGTTACAAAATTTCACTCCGCGCCCGCAACTTGAACGGAGAAAAATTGAAGGTCAACGACAAGCGCGGCAATCCCATTGAAATCGCCGCCGTCGTCGTCTGGCGCGTGGCCGACACCGCCCAAGCCTTGTTTGATGTGGATGACTATGAAAGTTACGTCCGCATCCAGAGCGAATCCGCCGTCCGCCATCTAGCCAGTTGTTACGCCTACGACCACGGCGAAGAAAACGAAATCACCCTCCGCAGCGGCGTGGAGGAAGTCTCCGCCGCCCTGCAGAAAGAATTGCAGGAGCGCCTCAACAAGGCCGGGGTCATCGTCGAGGAAGCCCGCCTGACCCATCTGGCCTATGCGCCCGAAATCGCCCAGGCCATGTTGCGCCGCCAGCAGGCCGAGGCCGTCATTGCGGCCCGCCAGAAAATTGTGCAGGGCGCCGTGAGCATGGTGGACATGGCCCTCAAAGAGCTCGCCAGCAAACACGTCCTGGAAATGGATGACGAGCGCAAAGCCGCCATGGTCAGCAATTTGATGGTGGTGCTATGCGGCGAGTCCGAAGTGCATCCGGTGGTCAACACCGGCACGCTCTACACTTGA
- a CDS encoding GntP family permease, with amino-acid sequence MTVLLAQTAAAPAPGLWPLAVLGISVGLIIVLITRLRVHPFLALIAAAMTAGLLAERLPGARPRGAPPPLPAAAATDGAQPAKPPPSHWVAAVELTTREFGNTAGKIAIVIGLASIIGMCLMESGAADKVVRRFLAVFGEKHVSFALLGATYFLSIPIFFDTMFMLMVPLAKALRLRTGKDYLLYVMAICSGGMVTHSLTVPHPGPLAMVDNLKVDVGMSIVVGVLVGILPAIVGWWAARWINGRMEVPLRETPDAPLAELETIVAKPESELPPFWLAVMPVILPIALISGASFFEVAGGSFPALVTWMGAERFAQIHQWVEFIGNRNVALGMGAVIALGILAWQRGFGFRDIEERLGAPMLTAGVIILITSAGGAYGLMLKNAGVGDAVKELVAGKNVNLIFLAWLVAWVIRVAQGSATVAMLTASAMVYPMMDPATNPPLPYHPLYIFCAIGFGALSTSWMNDSGFWVVSRLSGMTETETLKSWTVMSTIIAITGLLLTWLLAKLLPFAPQAMAAG; translated from the coding sequence ATGACGGTTTTACTTGCGCAAACAGCGGCGGCGCCCGCGCCGGGCTTGTGGCCTTTGGCGGTGCTGGGGATTTCGGTGGGGTTGATCATTGTGCTGATTACCCGCCTGCGCGTGCATCCCTTTCTGGCGCTCATTGCCGCCGCCATGACCGCCGGCCTGCTGGCCGAGCGCCTGCCGGGCGCCCGGCCCCGCGGCGCGCCGCCCCCCCTTCCCGCGGCCGCCGCCACCGACGGCGCCCAGCCCGCCAAACCCCCGCCAAGCCATTGGGTGGCCGCCGTGGAGCTGACCACGCGCGAGTTTGGCAACACCGCAGGGAAAATTGCCATTGTCATTGGCCTGGCCAGCATCATCGGTATGTGCCTGATGGAAAGCGGCGCGGCTGACAAGGTGGTCCGCCGGTTTCTGGCGGTGTTTGGCGAAAAACACGTCAGTTTCGCCCTGCTGGGCGCGACTTATTTCCTCTCCATTCCGATATTCTTCGACACCATGTTCATGCTCATGGTGCCGCTGGCCAAGGCCCTGCGGCTGCGCACGGGGAAGGATTACCTCCTGTATGTCATGGCCATTTGCAGCGGCGGCATGGTCACGCATTCGCTCACCGTGCCCCATCCGGGGCCGCTGGCGATGGTGGACAACTTGAAGGTGGACGTTGGCATGTCCATCGTGGTCGGGGTGTTGGTGGGCATTCTGCCGGCCATTGTCGGCTGGTGGGCGGCCCGGTGGATTAATGGTCGCATGGAGGTGCCGCTGCGCGAAACCCCAGACGCCCCGCTGGCGGAGCTGGAAACCATTGTGGCCAAGCCCGAGTCCGAATTGCCTCCCTTCTGGCTGGCGGTGATGCCGGTGATTCTGCCCATTGCCCTTATCAGCGGCGCCTCCTTTTTTGAAGTGGCGGGCGGCAGTTTTCCCGCGCTGGTGACCTGGATGGGCGCCGAGCGGTTTGCTCAGATTCACCAATGGGTGGAATTCATCGGCAACCGCAACGTTGCCCTGGGCATGGGCGCCGTGATTGCGCTGGGCATTCTGGCCTGGCAGCGGGGCTTTGGTTTCCGGGACATCGAGGAACGCCTCGGCGCGCCCATGCTGACCGCGGGCGTCATCATCCTGATTACCAGCGCCGGTGGCGCGTATGGATTGATGCTCAAAAATGCCGGTGTGGGCGATGCCGTGAAGGAATTGGTGGCCGGCAAAAATGTGAATCTGATTTTTCTGGCGTGGCTGGTGGCCTGGGTCATCCGGGTGGCCCAAGGCTCGGCCACTGTGGCGATGTTGACCGCCTCGGCCATGGTGTATCCGATGATGGACCCCGCCACCAATCCGCCGCTGCCCTATCATCCCTTGTATATTTTCTGCGCCATTGGCTTTGGCGCGCTTTCCACCTCGTGGATGAACGACAGCGGCTTCTGGGTGGTCAGCCGCCTTAGTGGCATGACGGAGACGGAGACGCTGAAATCCTGGACCGTGATGTCCACCATCATTGCCATCACGGGGCTGTTATTGACCTGGCTGCTCGCCAAACTGCTGCCCTTTGCCCCGCAAGCCATGGCCGCCGGTTGA
- a CDS encoding NADH:flavin oxidoreductase: MSFKLVRIPSLKTVNEFRQHLAALSLNLPCDDSILTGAASPLAAPASAVSINGKTIGNRIAISPMEGWDGTPEGLPTADTLRRWERFGQSGAKLIFGGEAMAVRPDGRANPNQIMIRPQTLHGLRQLRETLLRAHAAQFGSTEDLVIGFQLTHSGRFCRPHNMKQWEPRVAFRHPLLDRRFGVHSDAQVLSDADVEELIQAYVTAAQVAAEAGADFVDIKHCHGYLLHEFLGAHTRPGKYGGSFENRTRILREIIHGIRASGNPVDIAVRLSAFDFVPFKPDPAQTTPGKLGPGIPEDFSGCLPYLYAFGVNPSHPVEYDLTEPLQFVDLCAELGVKILNVSAGSPYYNPHIQRPAAYPPSDGYQPAYDPLVDVARQITVTRLLKARAPQNMLIVGSAYSYLQEYLPHVAQAVVRQGWTDFVGIGRAVLSYPSMLADALRSGQLQTRFICRTFSDCTTAPRNGMISGCYPLDKYYTSKPEFQQLKAIKRQFAAA, from the coding sequence ATGAGTTTTAAACTGGTGCGCATTCCGTCATTGAAGACGGTGAACGAATTCCGCCAACACCTGGCCGCCTTGAGCCTGAATCTGCCCTGCGACGACTCGATTCTCACCGGCGCCGCTTCGCCCCTGGCCGCCCCCGCCTCCGCCGTCTCCATCAACGGTAAAACCATCGGCAATCGCATCGCCATCTCCCCCATGGAAGGCTGGGACGGCACCCCCGAAGGCCTGCCCACTGCCGACACCCTCCGCCGCTGGGAACGTTTCGGCCAGAGCGGTGCCAAGCTCATTTTCGGCGGCGAGGCCATGGCCGTCCGCCCCGATGGCCGGGCCAACCCCAACCAGATCATGATCCGCCCCCAAACCCTTCACGGCCTGCGGCAACTGCGCGAAACCCTCCTGCGCGCCCACGCCGCCCAGTTTGGCTCCACGGAGGATTTGGTCATCGGTTTTCAGCTCACTCACTCCGGACGTTTCTGCCGCCCCCACAACATGAAACAATGGGAGCCGCGCGTGGCCTTCCGTCATCCCCTGCTGGACCGCCGCTTCGGTGTGCACTCCGATGCGCAAGTGCTCTCCGATGCTGACGTCGAAGAGCTGATTCAGGCCTACGTCACCGCCGCGCAGGTGGCGGCCGAGGCCGGCGCAGACTTTGTGGACATCAAACACTGTCACGGCTACCTCCTCCACGAGTTTCTCGGCGCCCACACCCGCCCCGGCAAATACGGCGGCAGCTTCGAGAATCGCACCCGCATCTTGCGCGAAATCATCCACGGCATCCGCGCCAGCGGCAATCCAGTGGATATTGCCGTCCGGCTGAGCGCCTTCGACTTCGTGCCTTTTAAACCCGACCCCGCCCAAACCACCCCCGGCAAATTAGGCCCCGGCATCCCCGAAGATTTCTCCGGCTGTCTCCCTTACCTCTATGCCTTTGGGGTGAACCCCAGCCATCCGGTGGAATATGACCTCACCGAGCCGCTCCAATTTGTGGATTTGTGCGCCGAGCTGGGCGTGAAAATCCTCAACGTCAGCGCCGGCTCCCCCTATTACAACCCCCACATCCAGCGCCCCGCCGCCTATCCCCCCAGCGATGGCTACCAACCCGCCTACGACCCCTTGGTGGACGTGGCCCGCCAAATCACCGTCACCCGCCTCCTCAAAGCCCGCGCCCCCCAAAACATGCTCATTGTCGGCTCAGCCTACAGTTACCTCCAGGAATACCTGCCCCACGTCGCCCAGGCCGTCGTCCGGCAGGGCTGGACCGATTTCGTGGGCATTGGCCGCGCCGTCCTCAGCTACCCTTCCATGCTCGCCGATGCGCTCCGCTCCGGCCAGTTGCAAACCCGTTTCATCTGCCGCACCTTCAGCGACTGCACCACCGCCCCGCGCAATGGCATGATCAGTGGCTGCTACCCCCTGGACAAGTATTACACCAGCAAACCCGAATTCCAGCAACTCAAGGCCATCAAACGCCAGTTTGCCGCCGCCTGA
- a CDS encoding ribbon-helix-helix domain-containing protein: protein MDPALWAELEAWAQAEFRSVNGQIEFLLQQAVQRRKKGSPAEPPPEAPPPLNPASKPPQE from the coding sequence ATGGACCCCGCCCTTTGGGCCGAGCTGGAGGCCTGGGCACAGGCCGAGTTTCGCAGCGTCAATGGACAAATCGAATTCCTCCTCCAGCAAGCCGTTCAGCGCCGCAAAAAAGGTTCGCCCGCCGAGCCGCCCCCCGAAGCCCCGCCTCCCTTGAACCCGGCCAGCAAACCACCTCAAGAGTAA
- a CDS encoding MMPL family transporter: MNRAFAIAGVLIALLAVAGWSRFQWDADVLNTLPPQEPSVRGLQLHQQYFASADELIIRVRTATEDETTRMARALAEYLRQHTSLVASAWWQPPLEEDASAVAALVAEAWLHAPPPEVERLRHALTPAAVATTLAAARERLATSLTPAELGRLSYDPLGLTRVLDASMPLFSEEAAGANGFQSSDGRSRFVWVKARAPLSGYRECRAWLEQLRLLVGHWQDSHGPPASLEIGYTGRPAFMAEIGGGMERDLSGPALGTLALIGALFFGAHRRWRPLLWLLALLLLNFALTLGLGAWVLGAINVVNIGFAAILLGLAADYAIVLLQEARAHPGLPVGDIQQRARPGIYWSAATTAGAFLLLNFSGLPGLGQLGTLVAIGIGLAAVMMTHLYLWPLGLPEAKDSKPPPASTSAPPLAEPVPRWRLWSTVGLGGACAVLLGLLGLPTFERATEALRPKHSQAYAVWDEFKQATSAGKEPLLLLVRSASAQGLYEAALDLRRQGESLAAQGAIHSLHLPLELALNAPWRMTNAGHVLPLAVRKEALLEAAIQAGFTTNAMQLTLQILNQWAKAGGSATPALPEAARWLRDRCYVHRDGHHVLLGVLRPAEAASPEALHLRPPASLPVEVHVTNWEWMGSRLAQMVRRELPWLVGAIGVLVLLALWLAFRAWREVLLSVGALAFSVLLLLAWMRVVGWRWNLMNLMALPLVLGLGVDYCLHLLLGLRRHQGHWRATQEAVGRALLLAGATTAAAFASLTFSSNAGVASLGQLTAAGVTACLATALLLLPAWEIGTRKSREAD, from the coding sequence ATGAACCGCGCCTTTGCCATTGCGGGCGTGCTGATTGCCCTGTTGGCCGTGGCTGGCTGGAGTCGTTTTCAGTGGGACGCCGACGTGTTGAACACGCTGCCGCCGCAGGAGCCGTCCGTGCGCGGCCTGCAATTGCATCAGCAATACTTTGCCTCGGCCGATGAACTCATCATCCGGGTGCGCACGGCCACGGAGGATGAAACCACCCGCATGGCGCGCGCGCTGGCGGAGTATCTGCGCCAGCACACCTCCCTGGTGGCCAGCGCCTGGTGGCAGCCGCCGCTGGAGGAGGATGCGTCCGCGGTGGCGGCGCTGGTGGCCGAGGCCTGGCTCCACGCCCCGCCGCCGGAAGTGGAGCGGCTGCGCCACGCGCTAACTCCGGCTGCTGTCGCCACCACCCTGGCCGCCGCGCGCGAGCGGCTGGCCACCTCGCTGACACCCGCCGAGCTGGGGCGTTTGAGCTACGATCCCCTGGGACTGACGCGCGTTCTGGACGCCTCCATGCCGCTGTTCAGCGAGGAGGCAGCCGGGGCCAACGGATTTCAGTCCTCCGATGGACGCTCCCGGTTTGTCTGGGTCAAAGCGCGCGCCCCCTTGAGTGGATACCGTGAATGTCGCGCCTGGCTGGAGCAACTGCGGCTTCTCGTCGGCCATTGGCAGGATTCCCACGGCCCGCCAGCCAGTCTGGAAATCGGTTACACCGGGCGGCCGGCTTTCATGGCGGAAATTGGGGGCGGCATGGAGCGCGACCTTTCCGGGCCGGCGCTTGGGACGCTGGCTTTGATAGGCGCGTTGTTTTTTGGCGCGCACCGCCGCTGGCGGCCGCTGCTATGGCTGCTGGCGCTCCTGCTGCTCAACTTTGCCCTGACCCTCGGCCTTGGCGCATGGGTGCTCGGCGCCATCAACGTGGTGAACATCGGCTTCGCGGCCATCCTGCTGGGCCTGGCGGCCGACTATGCCATCGTCCTGCTGCAGGAAGCCCGCGCCCATCCCGGCCTGCCGGTGGGGGACATTCAGCAGCGGGCGCGCCCTGGCATTTACTGGTCGGCCGCCACCACGGCCGGCGCTTTTCTGCTGCTTAACTTCAGCGGTCTGCCGGGGCTGGGGCAACTGGGCACGCTGGTGGCCATTGGCATTGGGCTGGCTGCGGTCATGATGACCCACCTGTATCTGTGGCCGTTGGGACTGCCGGAGGCCAAGGACTCGAAGCCACCTCCCGCCTCGACTTCTGCCCCGCCCCTCGCTGAGCCTGTCCCGCGGTGGCGGCTTTGGAGCACGGTGGGGTTGGGGGGCGCGTGCGCCGTGCTCCTTGGCCTGCTGGGTTTGCCGACGTTTGAGCGCGCCACGGAGGCCCTGCGCCCCAAACACAGCCAGGCCTACGCGGTGTGGGATGAATTCAAGCAGGCCACCAGCGCTGGAAAGGAGCCATTGCTGTTGCTGGTGCGCAGCGCTTCCGCGCAGGGGCTGTACGAGGCCGCGTTGGACCTCCGACGGCAGGGCGAATCCCTGGCCGCGCAAGGCGCCATCCACAGCCTGCACCTGCCTTTGGAACTGGCTCTGAATGCGCCCTGGCGGATGACCAACGCGGGCCATGTGCTCCCGCTGGCCGTGCGCAAGGAAGCCCTGCTTGAGGCTGCCATTCAAGCGGGTTTCACCACCAATGCCATGCAACTGACCCTCCAGATTCTGAACCAGTGGGCGAAAGCGGGCGGCTCCGCGACCCCGGCCCTGCCCGAAGCTGCGCGATGGTTGCGGGACCGCTGCTATGTCCATCGCGACGGCCATCACGTGTTGCTGGGCGTCCTTCGGCCGGCGGAGGCTGCCAGCCCGGAGGCCTTGCATTTGCGTCCGCCGGCCTCCCTGCCCGTGGAAGTCCATGTCACGAATTGGGAATGGATGGGCAGCCGACTGGCCCAAATGGTCCGGCGCGAATTGCCCTGGCTGGTGGGTGCCATTGGCGTTTTGGTTTTGCTCGCGTTGTGGCTGGCGTTTCGCGCATGGCGCGAGGTGCTCTTGAGCGTGGGCGCGCTGGCCTTCAGTGTGCTTCTGCTTTTGGCGTGGATGCGCGTGGTGGGCTGGCGATGGAATCTGATGAATTTAATGGCGCTGCCATTGGTTCTCGGCCTGGGTGTGGATTATTGCCTGCACCTGCTGCTGGGTTTGCGGCGGCACCAAGGCCATTGGCGGGCCACCCAGGAGGCGGTGGGCCGGGCGTTGCTGCTGGCCGGGGCCACCACCGCCGCCGCCTTTGCCTCGCTGACCTTCTCCTCGAACGCCGGGGTGGCCAGCCTGGGCCAGCTCACCGCCGCCGGGGTGACGGCCTGTTTGGCCACCGCCCTTCTTCTGCTGCCCGCATGGGAAATTGGGACCCGAAAAAGCAGGGAGGCGGATTAG